TCACGCGCCATTCGCGAATTGACTTTTCGTCGTCCGGTCAGTATTCTTTTTCTCTTTCCAACAGAAGGAGTTAGGGTCATGAAAGTGATTCTCCAGGAAACGCTCGAAGGGATCGGCCATCTGGGCGACCTGATCGATGTCTCGGACGGATTTGCGCGCAATTATCTCTTGCCGCGCCGGAAGGCGCTCGAGGCGAACAGCCGCAACATCAAGGCCTTTGAACATGCGAAACGCATGATGGCGGAAAAGGCGAAGAAAGAGAGACTGGAGATCGAAGCGTTGGCGAAAAAGATCTCCGCCGTCTCGCTCACCGTCACCGCACAGGTCGGCAAGGACGACAAGATGTTCGGGTCCGTGACCGCGAAAGATCTCGCGGAGGGCTTGGCCGAACAGGGCTTCACCGTCGACCGCCGGAAAATCCAATTGGCCCAGCCGATCAAGGAGCTCGGCACATTCACCGTTCCCGTGAAGCTGCCGCGCGACATCACCGCCAGCGTGACCGTTCAAGTCGTGAAAAAGCAGGAGCCGGAGGCTTCCGCCAAGGAGTAAGCCGGGGACCCGCCCGGGAGCGATTCACCGTGACACACCGGATCACCGAGACAGCCAAGAAAGGGGCGGAGGCGCGACATGAGTGACGCGATCGGTTCGATGGATGCTCTGAAAGTGACGGACCTCGACGTGTACGAGGCCATCCGCGCGGAGGAACAGCGCCAGCGCGAGAAGCTCCTGTTGATCGCGTCGGAAAACTTCGCCAGTCCGGCGGTCTTGGCGGCCCAGGGCTGCCTCATGACCAACAAGTACGCCGAAGGGTATCCCCGCAAGCGCTATTACGGGGGCTGCCAGCACGTGGATACGGTCGAGGAGCTGGCGATCCAGCGGGCGAAGCAAATCTTCGGCGCGGAGCACGTCAACGTGCAGCCTCATTCCGGCTCGCAGGCCAACATGGCCGCCTACCTCGCCGTGCTGAAGCCGGGCGATGCGATCCTCGGGATGGACCTCGCGCAGGGCGGCCATCTCACGCACGGGAGCCGCGTCAATTTTTCCGGCACCCTTTTCCGGGCCTTCTCCTACGGCGTCGATCGCGAGACCGAAACGATCGATTACGACGCGGTTCAGCGAATCGCCGAAGACTGTCGTCCGCGCATGGTGGTGGTGGGGGCCAGCGCCTACGCCCGCACGCTCGATTTCCCCCGCTTCCAGCAGATCGCGCAGTCCGTCGGCGCCTATCTGATGGTCGATATCGCCCACATCGCCGGCCTCATCGCCGCGGGGTTGCATCCCAACCCCGTCCCCTACGCCGACTTCGTGACGACCACGACCCACAAGACCCTGCGCGGGCCGCGCGGCGGCATCGTCATGTGCAAGGCGGAGCACGCCAAGGCCGTGGACAAGATCGTGTTCCCGGGACTGCAGGGCGGCCCGCTGATGCACGTCATCGCCGCCAAGGCGGTGGCCCTGAAAGAAGCGCTGTCGCCCGGTTTCAAGCTGTACCAGCGGCAGGTGCTGGCCAACGCGCGTGCCCTGGCCCAAGGCCTGGTGGACCGCGGGTATCGGATCGTGTCGGGGGGCACGGACACGCACCTCATGCTGGTGAACCTGACGAGCAAAGGCATCACCGGGAAGGAAGCCGAGACCGCGCTGGATGCGGCCGGCATCATCGTCAACAAGAACGCCGTTCCCTACGACGAAAAGCCGCCGGCGGTGGCGAGCGGCATTCGCCTGGGAACACCGATCGTCTCGACCCGAGGGATGCGGGAACGGGAGATGGGCGAGATCGTCTCTTTGATCGACCGGGTGCTCCAACGCCCTCACGACACGCAGGCGCACACCGACGTGCGCGCCCAGGCGAAGGCGTTGTGCGACCGATTCCCCATTTTCTATTCCTACGAATCGTCCCCCGCGTGAGTAGGTTGGCCGCCTGTGAAATGTCCGTTCTGCGACGAGCTTGAAGATAAGGTTGTGGACTCGCGG
This genomic window from Nitrospirota bacterium contains:
- the rplI gene encoding 50S ribosomal protein L9, coding for MKVILQETLEGIGHLGDLIDVSDGFARNYLLPRRKALEANSRNIKAFEHAKRMMAEKAKKERLEIEALAKKISAVSLTVTAQVGKDDKMFGSVTAKDLAEGLAEQGFTVDRRKIQLAQPIKELGTFTVPVKLPRDITASVTVQVVKKQEPEASAKE
- the glyA gene encoding serine hydroxymethyltransferase; translated protein: MDALKVTDLDVYEAIRAEEQRQREKLLLIASENFASPAVLAAQGCLMTNKYAEGYPRKRYYGGCQHVDTVEELAIQRAKQIFGAEHVNVQPHSGSQANMAAYLAVLKPGDAILGMDLAQGGHLTHGSRVNFSGTLFRAFSYGVDRETETIDYDAVQRIAEDCRPRMVVVGASAYARTLDFPRFQQIAQSVGAYLMVDIAHIAGLIAAGLHPNPVPYADFVTTTTHKTLRGPRGGIVMCKAEHAKAVDKIVFPGLQGGPLMHVIAAKAVALKEALSPGFKLYQRQVLANARALAQGLVDRGYRIVSGGTDTHLMLVNLTSKGITGKEAETALDAAGIIVNKNAVPYDEKPPAVASGIRLGTPIVSTRGMREREMGEIVSLIDRVLQRPHDTQAHTDVRAQAKALCDRFPIFYSYESSPA